In Zingiber officinale cultivar Zhangliang chromosome 1A, Zo_v1.1, whole genome shotgun sequence, a genomic segment contains:
- the LOC122013866 gene encoding uncharacterized protein LOC122013866 produces MLGPKAMEKSDAPFAAPVDPKHRLRRRRRRICCIVCLLVLVLLAVAATALALTIFKVRDPSTDLVSVRLLGVSPRISFPVVAVEINITLDLAVRVHNPNYAAFAHGDDGHTRLFYRGAEIGDAAVAAGRIPARGSETIHLLTALEVDRIMTDLGPLFQDIIAGAVAIDAVARLPGRVTVFGFVRLHAVATSRCHVVLAVANLTVISQECTHSTRL; encoded by the coding sequence ATGCTCGGCCCTAAAGCAATGGAGAAATCCGACGCCCCCTTCGCCGCTCCGGTCGATCCCAAACATCGCCTGCGCCGTCGCCGCCGCCGCATCTGTTGCATCGTCTGCCTTCTAGTCCTCGTCCTCCTAGCGGTCGCCGCCACCGCCCTCGCCCTCACCATCTTCAAAGTCCGCGACCCCTCGACGGACCTCGTCTCCGTCCGCCTCCTCGGCGTCTCCCCCCGCATCTCCTTCCCCGTCGTCGCCGTCGAGATCAACATCACCCTCGACCTCGCCGTCCGCGTCCACAACCCCAACTACGCCGCCTTCGCCCACGGCGACGACGGCCACACCCGCCTCTTCTACCGCGGCGCCGAGATCGGCGACGCCGCGGTGGCGGCCGGCCGGATCCCGGCCCGCGGGTCGGAGACGATTCACCTCCTTACCGCGCTGGAGGTCGATCGGATCATGACGGACCTCGGCCCGCTCTTCCAGGACATCATCGCCGGCGCCGTGGCGATCGACGCCGTGGCAAGGCTACCGGGTCGGGTCACCGTCTTCGGGTTCGTGAGGCTCCACGCGGTGGCCACATCCAGATGCCACGTGGTGCTAGCGGTGGCCAACCTCACCGTGATCAGCCAGGAATGCACGCACAGCACCAGGCTGTAG
- the LOC122013876 gene encoding pathogenesis-related genes transcriptional activator PTI6-like: MDLKVEEAVAVVGKTVGVERSGFGRKRLVRIHFGDADATDSSSSDEGSGAARRIKRQVFEIRVAVPSAPPTRKAAERKKSAVKRGAAPVAAESSERIRFRGVRRRPWGRWSAEIRDPHQRKRVWLGTFDTAEAAATAYDSAAVRLKGSKAVTNFPTEAPTEAMPQSENKDEPSPVSLWSPTSVLRYGDEPSPFDCFAEPALDLSFGVDAYDASSLFLSDSFWERLPRPWEGEVGDFNADDFD, encoded by the coding sequence ATGGATTTGAAGGTGGAGGAGGCCGTTGCGGTGGTGGGGAAGACGGTTGGTGTGGAAAGATCGGGTTTCGGCCGGAAGCGGCTCGTCCGGATCCACTTCGGCGACGCCGATGCGACCGATTCGTCGTCGAGCGACGAGGGGTCCGGCGCTGCGCGCCGGATCAAGCGGCAGGTGTTCGAGATCCGAGTCGCGGTTCCCTCCGCGCCTCCGACGCGCAAGGCGGCGGAGCGGAAGAAGTCGGCGGTGAAGAGGGGAGCGGCGCCGGTGGCGGCAGAGTCGAGCGAGAGGATACGGTTCCGCGGGGTGCGGAGGCGGCCGTGGGGCCGGTGGTCGGCGGAGATCCGCGACCCGCACCAGCGTAAGCGGGTGTGGCTCGGCACCTTCGACACGGCGGAGGCGGCGGCGACGGCCTACGACTCGGCCGCGGTGAGGCTGAAGGGGTCGAAGGCGGTGACCAACTTCCCGACCGAGGCACCGACGGAGGCCATGCCGCAGTCCGAAAACAAGGACGAACCCTCCCCGGTGTCACTGTGGTCGCCGACGTCGGTGCTCCGCTACGGCGACGAACCGTCGCCGTTCGACTGCTTCGCGGAACCGGCGCTCGACCTGTCGTTCGGAGTCGACGCCTACGACGCGTCCTCTTTGTTCCTGTCCGACTCATTCTGGGAGCGTCTGCCGAGGCCGTGGGAGGGGGAGGTCGGTGATTTCAACGCCGACGATTTCGACTAG
- the LOC122038905 gene encoding mannan endo-1,4-beta-mannosidase 8-like, with protein sequence MVTLLPNPTSHFFSPSLQSIFLSTFFILLIEDSSTLIDRARGVALTGMEDDPWLLVEKKGGHFAAGDRPFFVHGFNTYWLMVFAADPDTRNKVSDVLREASSAGLNVCRTWAFNDGGWRALQVSPYVYDDQVFEGLDFVVSEARKHGVRLILSFCNNWKDYGGKAQYVRWGKDAGLDLSSDDAFFSDPTLKGYYKAFARTVITRINTFTNVAYKDDPTILAWELINEPRCPSDPSGDTLQAWFEEMVAYVKSIDPVHMLEIGVEGFYGPSMPERLELNPNESAGREGTDFIRNHQVPGVDFASVHVYSDTWLPDPDSNVHLQFVRAWMHQHIEDAEALLGMPIVFGEFGVSVKDERFNSEFQQTFMETVYDTFLTSSQNRDVGGGSLVWQLFPEGTDHMDDGYAVVLARSPSTMQMVSRHSENLNVYRLGGYNEAKESSIPESGIHDEL encoded by the exons atggttACTCTTCTTCCTAATCCGACGAGCCATTTCTTCTCTCCATCGCTTCAATCCATCTTCCTATCTACATTTTTCATCCTTCTGATCGAAGATTCTTCTACGCTAATCGACAG GGCTCGCGGCGTCGCCTTAACCGGAATGGAGGACGATCCATGGCTCCTAGTGGAGAAGAAAGGCGGGCACTTTGCTGCCGGAGACCGCCCCTTCTTCGTCCACGGCTTCAACACCTACTGGCTGATGGTCTTCGCCGCCGACCCGGACACGAGAAACAAGGTCAGCGACGTCTTACGGGAGGCCTCCTCCGCCGGGCTCAATGTATGCCGGACCTGGGCCTTCAACGACGGCGGCTGGCGCGCCCTCCAGGTCTCCCCTTACGTTTACGACGACCAGGTCTTCGAG GGTTTGGATTTCGTGGTCAGCGAGGCAAGGAAGCATGGGGTGCGGTTGATACTCTCGTTCTGCAACAACTGGAAGGATTACGGGGGGAAGGCTCAGTACGTGAGGTGGGGGAAGGACGCTGGATTGGATTTGTCTTCCGACGATGCGTTCTTCTCTGATCCAACTCTCAAAGGCTACTACAAAGCCTTTGCTAGG ACTGTCATCACTAGAATCAATACATTCACGAATGTGGCATACAAAGATGATCCCACCATACTTGCCTGGGAGTTGATTAATGAGCCACGGTGCCCCTCGGATCCTTCTGGCGATACCTTGCAG GCATGGTTTGAGGAGATGGTGGCGTATGTGAAGTCCATTGATCCAGTGCACATGCTGGAGATTGGGGTGGAAGGTTTCTACGGCCCATCTATGCCCGAAAGATTGGAGCTGAACCCCAATGAATCTGCAGGTCGGGAAGGAACAGATTTCATCAGGAACCATCAAGTTCCTGGCGTTGACTTTGCTTCAGTTCATGTTTACTCCGATACCTG GTTGCCCGATCCAGACTCCAATGTGCATCTACAATTTGTGAGGGCCTGGATGCATCAGCACATCGAGGATGCAGAGGCATTGCTCGGAATGCCAATTGTTTTCGGTGAGTTTGGAGTGTCGGTGAAGGATGAAAGGTTCAACTCCGAGTTTCAACAGACATTCATGGAGACAGTGTATGACACTTTCCTGACCTCCAGTCAAAACAGGGATGTTGGCGGAGGATCCCTTGTTTGGCAGCTCTTTCCTGAGGGCACAGACCACATGGATGATGGATATGCTGTTGTTCTAGCCAGGTCTCCTTCCACAATGCAGATGGTTTCACGACACTCTGAAAACCTTAATGTTTACCGTCTCGGGGGCTACAACGAGGCGAAGGAGAGCTCTATTCCTGAATCAGGCATCCACGATGAACTGTGA
- the LOC122038906 gene encoding uncharacterized aarF domain-containing protein kinase At5g05200, chloroplastic-like isoform X3, whose amino-acid sequence MAISSVRGATSAGFPLLFNYSRRPAMTRSVRLRNFNRPSRRTLVLARYSQASDISTRFQDSMEKLPKLVEDIIQTSINTGPRGALRLAQGIQAVVGVGGEWLTDLSKATNASSGLPPNMQLGLLSPLYLRKLFERLGATYIKLGQVYARSYPCWEAYEYVQEFQNCFDRAPAIPFNEIEAILREELQRPLDSIYEYIDPVPIASASIAQVHGARLKNSQQEVVIKVLKPGIEDILVADLNFVYIVARILEFLNPELRRTSLVGIVRDIKDSMLEEVDFRKEATNIESFRRYLENMGLERQAKAPIVYRHCSTRRVLTMERLYGVPLTDLDSIRSLVPDPELTLVTALNVWFGSLIACDNFHADVHAGNLWLLRDGRIGFLDFGIVGRISPKTWAAMEAFLASFANEDYESMATSLIEMGATEKNVDVSAFARDLEKIFSSIQDLDTEVVVATARTPDASAAAISANVIVDERQMNALFLDVVRVSESYGLKFPREFALLMKQLLYFDRYTRLLAPNMNMLQDQRITIVSNRRMRRSMGEYSSSGL is encoded by the exons ATGGCGATCTCATCCGTCAGGGGCGCGACTAGCGCCGGCTTCCCCCTGCTTTTCAACTACTCTCGG CGACCTGCGATGACACGCTCAGTACGGTTGAGGAATTTCAATCGCCCATCGAGAAGAACCTTGGTGTTGGCTAGGTATTCGCAGGCTAGTGATATATCCACACGATTCCAAG ATAGCATGGAAAAATTGCCCAAGCTAGTTGAAGACATCATTCAAACATCAATTAACACAGGGCCTAGAGGCGCATTAAGACTGGCGCAAGGCATTCAAGCTGTTGTTGGGGTCGGAGGGGAGTGGCTTACTGATTTATCCAAG GCAACAAATGCGTCTTCGGGCTTGCCACCTAACATGCAGCTCGGATTACTTTCACCTCTTTACCTGAGGAAGCTATTTGAACGCCTGGGAGCAACATATATCAAGTTGGGACAG GTTTACGCCAGGTCTTATCCATGTTGGGAAGCCTATG AGTATGTTCAGGAGTTTCAGAACTGTTTTGATCGGGCCCCTGCAATTCCTTTCAATGAGATTGAAGCAATATTGCGCGAGGAGCTGCAGAGACCACTAGATAGCATCTATGAGTATATTGATCCTGTTCCAATAGCCTCAGCTTCTATAGCTCAG GTTCATGGTGCCCGGCTAAAAAATTCACAGCAGGAAGTTGTGATAAAGGTTTTAAAGCCTGGCATCGAAGATATATTAGTTGCAGATCTGAATTTTGTTTATATTGTTGCTCGCatcttggagttcctaaacccaGAACTTCGTCGGACATCACTG GTAGGAATTGTGAGAGATATAAAGGACTCGATGCTTGAAGAAGTTGACTTCCGAAAAGAAGCTACTAATATTGAATCTTTCAGGAGATATTTAGAAAACATGGGACTTGAGAGGCAGGCCAAGGCTCCCATTGTTTATCGGCATTGTAGCACACGCCGTGTGTTGACAATGGAGAGACTTTATGGGGTTCCTCTCACTGACCTTGATTCTATAAGATCTCTTGTTCCAGATCCTGAACTGACTTTAGTTACTGCACTGAATGTCTG GTTTGGAAGCTTGATTGCATGTGACAACTTCCATGCAGATGTGCATGCAGGAAATTTGTGGTTGCTTCGTGATGGTCGAATTGGTTTTCTTGATTTCG GAATTGTGGGGCGTATATCTCCAAAGACGTGGGCAGCCATGGAGGCCTTTTTGGCATCCTTTGCAAATGAAGATTATGAATCTATGGCTACTTCGTTAATTGAAATGGGCGCTACAGAGAAAAATGTAGATGTTAGTGCCTTTGCTAGAGACTTGGAGAAAATATTTTCTTCCATACAG GATCTAGATACCGAAGTTGTTGTTGCAACTGCAAGAACGCCTGATGCATCTGCAGCTGCTATTTCTGCGAATGTGATTGTTGATGAGAGGCAGATGAATGCATTGTTCCTCGATGTG GTAAGAGTAAGTGAGTCATACGGGCTGAAATTTCCTCGTGAATTTGCACTTCTCATGAAGCAACTGTTGTACTTTGATCGTTACACCCGATTGCTTGCGCCCAACATGAACATGCTTCAGGACCAGAGGATAACTATCGTCTCCAACCGGCGAATGCGAAGAAGCATGGGGGAGTATTCTAGTTCTGGTCTATAG
- the LOC122038906 gene encoding uncharacterized aarF domain-containing protein kinase At5g05200, chloroplastic-like isoform X1, with translation MAISSVRGATSAGFPLLFNYSRVLGSPSIAFFVACLPFVCFRPAMTRSVRLRNFNRPSRRTLVLARYSQASDISTRFQDSMEKLPKLVEDIIQTSINTGPRGALRLAQGIQAVVGVGGEWLTDLSKATNASSGLPPNMQLGLLSPLYLRKLFERLGATYIKLGQVYARSYPCWEAYEYVQEFQNCFDRAPAIPFNEIEAILREELQRPLDSIYEYIDPVPIASASIAQVHGARLKNSQQEVVIKVLKPGIEDILVADLNFVYIVARILEFLNPELRRTSLVGIVRDIKDSMLEEVDFRKEATNIESFRRYLENMGLERQAKAPIVYRHCSTRRVLTMERLYGVPLTDLDSIRSLVPDPELTLVTALNVWFGSLIACDNFHADVHAGNLWLLRDGRIGFLDFGIVGRISPKTWAAMEAFLASFANEDYESMATSLIEMGATEKNVDVSAFARDLEKIFSSIQDLDTEVVVATARTPDASAAAISANVIVDERQMNALFLDVVRVSESYGLKFPREFALLMKQLLYFDRYTRLLAPNMNMLQDQRITIVSNRRMRRSMGEYSSSGL, from the exons ATGGCGATCTCATCCGTCAGGGGCGCGACTAGCGCCGGCTTCCCCCTGCTTTTCAACTACTCTCGGGTCCTCGGTTCTCCCTCGATTGCCTTCTTCGTTGCCTGCCTTCCATTTGTTTGTTTC CGACCTGCGATGACACGCTCAGTACGGTTGAGGAATTTCAATCGCCCATCGAGAAGAACCTTGGTGTTGGCTAGGTATTCGCAGGCTAGTGATATATCCACACGATTCCAAG ATAGCATGGAAAAATTGCCCAAGCTAGTTGAAGACATCATTCAAACATCAATTAACACAGGGCCTAGAGGCGCATTAAGACTGGCGCAAGGCATTCAAGCTGTTGTTGGGGTCGGAGGGGAGTGGCTTACTGATTTATCCAAG GCAACAAATGCGTCTTCGGGCTTGCCACCTAACATGCAGCTCGGATTACTTTCACCTCTTTACCTGAGGAAGCTATTTGAACGCCTGGGAGCAACATATATCAAGTTGGGACAG GTTTACGCCAGGTCTTATCCATGTTGGGAAGCCTATG AGTATGTTCAGGAGTTTCAGAACTGTTTTGATCGGGCCCCTGCAATTCCTTTCAATGAGATTGAAGCAATATTGCGCGAGGAGCTGCAGAGACCACTAGATAGCATCTATGAGTATATTGATCCTGTTCCAATAGCCTCAGCTTCTATAGCTCAG GTTCATGGTGCCCGGCTAAAAAATTCACAGCAGGAAGTTGTGATAAAGGTTTTAAAGCCTGGCATCGAAGATATATTAGTTGCAGATCTGAATTTTGTTTATATTGTTGCTCGCatcttggagttcctaaacccaGAACTTCGTCGGACATCACTG GTAGGAATTGTGAGAGATATAAAGGACTCGATGCTTGAAGAAGTTGACTTCCGAAAAGAAGCTACTAATATTGAATCTTTCAGGAGATATTTAGAAAACATGGGACTTGAGAGGCAGGCCAAGGCTCCCATTGTTTATCGGCATTGTAGCACACGCCGTGTGTTGACAATGGAGAGACTTTATGGGGTTCCTCTCACTGACCTTGATTCTATAAGATCTCTTGTTCCAGATCCTGAACTGACTTTAGTTACTGCACTGAATGTCTG GTTTGGAAGCTTGATTGCATGTGACAACTTCCATGCAGATGTGCATGCAGGAAATTTGTGGTTGCTTCGTGATGGTCGAATTGGTTTTCTTGATTTCG GAATTGTGGGGCGTATATCTCCAAAGACGTGGGCAGCCATGGAGGCCTTTTTGGCATCCTTTGCAAATGAAGATTATGAATCTATGGCTACTTCGTTAATTGAAATGGGCGCTACAGAGAAAAATGTAGATGTTAGTGCCTTTGCTAGAGACTTGGAGAAAATATTTTCTTCCATACAG GATCTAGATACCGAAGTTGTTGTTGCAACTGCAAGAACGCCTGATGCATCTGCAGCTGCTATTTCTGCGAATGTGATTGTTGATGAGAGGCAGATGAATGCATTGTTCCTCGATGTG GTAAGAGTAAGTGAGTCATACGGGCTGAAATTTCCTCGTGAATTTGCACTTCTCATGAAGCAACTGTTGTACTTTGATCGTTACACCCGATTGCTTGCGCCCAACATGAACATGCTTCAGGACCAGAGGATAACTATCGTCTCCAACCGGCGAATGCGAAGAAGCATGGGGGAGTATTCTAGTTCTGGTCTATAG
- the LOC122038906 gene encoding uncharacterized aarF domain-containing protein kinase At5g05200, chloroplastic-like isoform X2 — MAISSVRGATSAGFPLLFNYSRVLGSPSIAFFVACLPFVCFRPAMTRSVRLRNFNRPSRRTLVLARYSQASDISTRFQDSMEKLPKLVEDIIQTSINTGPRGALRLAQGIQAVVGVGGEWLTDLSKATNASSGLPPNMQLGLLSPLYLRKLFERLGATYIKLGQFIASAPTLFPTEYVQEFQNCFDRAPAIPFNEIEAILREELQRPLDSIYEYIDPVPIASASIAQVHGARLKNSQQEVVIKVLKPGIEDILVADLNFVYIVARILEFLNPELRRTSLVGIVRDIKDSMLEEVDFRKEATNIESFRRYLENMGLERQAKAPIVYRHCSTRRVLTMERLYGVPLTDLDSIRSLVPDPELTLVTALNVWFGSLIACDNFHADVHAGNLWLLRDGRIGFLDFGIVGRISPKTWAAMEAFLASFANEDYESMATSLIEMGATEKNVDVSAFARDLEKIFSSIQDLDTEVVVATARTPDASAAAISANVIVDERQMNALFLDVVRVSESYGLKFPREFALLMKQLLYFDRYTRLLAPNMNMLQDQRITIVSNRRMRRSMGEYSSSGL, encoded by the exons ATGGCGATCTCATCCGTCAGGGGCGCGACTAGCGCCGGCTTCCCCCTGCTTTTCAACTACTCTCGGGTCCTCGGTTCTCCCTCGATTGCCTTCTTCGTTGCCTGCCTTCCATTTGTTTGTTTC CGACCTGCGATGACACGCTCAGTACGGTTGAGGAATTTCAATCGCCCATCGAGAAGAACCTTGGTGTTGGCTAGGTATTCGCAGGCTAGTGATATATCCACACGATTCCAAG ATAGCATGGAAAAATTGCCCAAGCTAGTTGAAGACATCATTCAAACATCAATTAACACAGGGCCTAGAGGCGCATTAAGACTGGCGCAAGGCATTCAAGCTGTTGTTGGGGTCGGAGGGGAGTGGCTTACTGATTTATCCAAG GCAACAAATGCGTCTTCGGGCTTGCCACCTAACATGCAGCTCGGATTACTTTCACCTCTTTACCTGAGGAAGCTATTTGAACGCCTGGGAGCAACATATATCAAGTTGGGACAG TTCATTGCATCTGCTCCAACACTGTTTCCTACAGAGTATGTTCAGGAGTTTCAGAACTGTTTTGATCGGGCCCCTGCAATTCCTTTCAATGAGATTGAAGCAATATTGCGCGAGGAGCTGCAGAGACCACTAGATAGCATCTATGAGTATATTGATCCTGTTCCAATAGCCTCAGCTTCTATAGCTCAG GTTCATGGTGCCCGGCTAAAAAATTCACAGCAGGAAGTTGTGATAAAGGTTTTAAAGCCTGGCATCGAAGATATATTAGTTGCAGATCTGAATTTTGTTTATATTGTTGCTCGCatcttggagttcctaaacccaGAACTTCGTCGGACATCACTG GTAGGAATTGTGAGAGATATAAAGGACTCGATGCTTGAAGAAGTTGACTTCCGAAAAGAAGCTACTAATATTGAATCTTTCAGGAGATATTTAGAAAACATGGGACTTGAGAGGCAGGCCAAGGCTCCCATTGTTTATCGGCATTGTAGCACACGCCGTGTGTTGACAATGGAGAGACTTTATGGGGTTCCTCTCACTGACCTTGATTCTATAAGATCTCTTGTTCCAGATCCTGAACTGACTTTAGTTACTGCACTGAATGTCTG GTTTGGAAGCTTGATTGCATGTGACAACTTCCATGCAGATGTGCATGCAGGAAATTTGTGGTTGCTTCGTGATGGTCGAATTGGTTTTCTTGATTTCG GAATTGTGGGGCGTATATCTCCAAAGACGTGGGCAGCCATGGAGGCCTTTTTGGCATCCTTTGCAAATGAAGATTATGAATCTATGGCTACTTCGTTAATTGAAATGGGCGCTACAGAGAAAAATGTAGATGTTAGTGCCTTTGCTAGAGACTTGGAGAAAATATTTTCTTCCATACAG GATCTAGATACCGAAGTTGTTGTTGCAACTGCAAGAACGCCTGATGCATCTGCAGCTGCTATTTCTGCGAATGTGATTGTTGATGAGAGGCAGATGAATGCATTGTTCCTCGATGTG GTAAGAGTAAGTGAGTCATACGGGCTGAAATTTCCTCGTGAATTTGCACTTCTCATGAAGCAACTGTTGTACTTTGATCGTTACACCCGATTGCTTGCGCCCAACATGAACATGCTTCAGGACCAGAGGATAACTATCGTCTCCAACCGGCGAATGCGAAGAAGCATGGGGGAGTATTCTAGTTCTGGTCTATAG
- the LOC122038908 gene encoding probable WRKY transcription factor 70, whose product MGMGSHDHDRGSSWQMVKMMVIEELLKGQDSATRLQALLQFEESPLLGNSSGGNPMMELVAEVIETFSGAITLLGKETTPEAPLAQASSDEQKSEISCMKRKIQTPRRSGYRRRSHPYTCRTVITKEIEDGYTWRKYGQKIIYGTTHQRSYYRCSHKFDRGCQATRQVQKTEDASMFTIIYMGEHTCVDSTKLATPWIISFNSGDTANTHQEAPLSSAPLLPPIKLECDEEVLSNHSPRSGSTELLVLPDFSDFEGSAPVAHFMGVTWDQLDVTSSIRSSTSSLDMEFDPETFRLDDMLDFSEG is encoded by the exons ATGGGGATGGGATCTCATGATCATGATCGAGGCAGTTCATGGCAGATGGTGAAGATGATGGTGATCGAAGAGTTGCTCAAGGGGCAGGACTCGGCTACTCGCCTGCAAGCCCTGCTGCAGTTTGAGGAGAGCCCTCTGCTGGGGAACTCTTCTGGTGGCAACCCGATGATGGAGTTGGTCGCTGAGGTAATAGAAACCTTCTCAGGAGCAATCACTTTGTTGGGCAAGGAGACAACACCTGAAGCGCCACTTGCTCAGGCCAGTTCTGATGAACAGAAGAGTGAAATCTCCTGTATGAAGAGGAAGATCCAAACACCAAGAAGATCCGGATATAGAAGaag ATCACATCCATACACATGCAGAACAGTTATTACCAAGGAGATCGAAGATGGCTACACATGGAGAAAGTATGGACAGAAGATCATATACGGTACTACACATCAAAG AAGCTACTACAGATGCTCACACAAGTTTGACAGAGGTTGCCAAGCCACGCGACAAGTCCAGAAGACAGAGGATGCCTCCATGTTCACCATCATCTACATGGGAGAACACACATGCGTGGATTCAACCAAGTTAGCGACGCCTTGGATTATCAGTTTCAATTCAGGAGACACTGCAAATACTCACCAAGAAGCTCCTCTTTCTTCTGCACCACTTCTTCCCCCAATAAAGCTGGAGTGCGATGAAGAAGTGCTAAGCAATCACTCACCTCGCAGTGGCTCAACAGAACTTCTGGTGCTCCCTGACTTCTCAGACTTCGAAGGTTCTGCTCCAGTGGCGCATTTCATGGGGGTTACTTGGGACCAATTGGATGTTACATCAAGCATTCGATCTTCTACCAGCAGCCTAGATATGGAATTTGATCCAGAGACATTCAGGCTTGATGATATGCTGGACTTCAGCGAGGGCTAG